In Chitinivibrionales bacterium, a single genomic region encodes these proteins:
- a CDS encoding ATP-binding cassette domain-containing protein produces the protein MPLLETDKLSLHYKTRIGEKVHAVDGVSFALDSGRVLGVAGESGCGKSTLVNGIMGLFLPPLYYSSGAVSIDGINIIGMEPERLRKDILGKRISIIPQGALNSLNATRKIKNFACDVMRCHEPDLDKPSIIKRLTERFEAIGLDKRVLDAYPLELSGGMKQRVVIGISTIMNPRVVIADEPSSALDVSTQKAVITLLLDLMRQDIIGSMIFITHELPLLYHIANDIAIMYAGEFVETGTRDQIIHDPRHPYTRALMDSMLLAEEGSREKKPTALPGAPPNLKKKMEGCRFAPRCPVANKATCPMNRQEMKTVADRLVRCEYAK, from the coding sequence AGACAAACTTTCGCTTCATTACAAAACCCGTATCGGCGAGAAGGTTCATGCGGTTGATGGTGTTTCATTTGCCCTTGATTCCGGACGGGTCCTGGGTGTAGCCGGCGAATCGGGGTGCGGGAAATCGACTCTGGTGAACGGTATTATGGGACTGTTCCTTCCTCCGCTCTATTATTCATCGGGAGCGGTTTCCATCGATGGTATCAACATTATCGGGATGGAGCCTGAGCGCCTTCGAAAAGATATTCTTGGCAAACGCATTTCGATAATCCCTCAGGGTGCACTGAATTCTCTTAATGCCACCCGTAAAATAAAGAATTTTGCCTGTGATGTCATGCGGTGCCATGAACCGGACCTGGACAAACCGTCAATAATCAAACGCTTGACCGAACGGTTCGAAGCGATCGGGCTGGACAAACGGGTTTTGGACGCCTATCCCCTGGAGCTGTCGGGCGGGATGAAACAGCGGGTTGTGATCGGTATATCCACAATCATGAATCCCCGGGTGGTGATTGCCGATGAACCATCGTCGGCACTTGATGTTTCCACACAAAAAGCGGTAATCACCCTTCTTCTCGACCTTATGCGACAGGATATTATCGGCAGCATGATATTTATCACCCATGAGCTTCCGTTGCTCTATCATATCGCCAATGATATCGCGATAATGTATGCCGGAGAATTTGTGGAAACCGGTACGCGTGACCAGATAATCCACGATCCCCGCCACCCCTACACTCGTGCACTGATGGATTCGATGCTCTTGGCCGAGGAAGGGTCACGGGAGAAAAAGCCGACAGCGCTCCCCGGTGCGCCGCCCAATCTCAAGAAAAAAATGGAGGGATGCCGTTTCGCTCCCCGGTGCCCTGTGGCAAACAAAGCAACCTGCCCGATGAACCGTCAGGAAATGAAAACAGTGGCCGATCGCCTTGTGAGGTGCGAATATGCAAAATAG